GACTCGGGCGCCGCGGCATCGCTGCAGATCTCGCCCTACTACAACAAGCCCACCCAGGAAGGGCTCTATCGCCACTTCGCCACCATCGCCGAAGAAGCGGACCTGCCCATCCTGCTCTACAACATCCCGGGCCGCACCTCGATCCTCATCGCGCCGGAAACGACCATTCGCCTGGCGAAGGTCACCAACGTGATCGGCATCAAGGAAGCCACCGGCAGCATGGACTACACCAGCGAGGTCCTCGCCGCGCTGGGCCCGGACAACTTCATCGTCCTCTCGGGTGACGATTCGCTCACGCTGCCGCTCATGGCCATCGGTGCAAAGGGCACGATCACCGCCAGCGCGAACGTGATTCCAAATCAGATGAGCGAGATCTGCCGGCTCTGCCTGGCGGGTGATTTCGCCGCCGCGCGCGAAATTCACCTGAAGGTCTTCGATCTGATCAAGACACTCTTCTGCGAGACCAACCCGATTCCGGTCAAGACCGGCGTCGAGCTGCTCGGCCGCGGCAAGGCCGAGTTCAGGCTGCCGCTCACGCCCATGAGCGATACCGGCCGCGCGCGCCTTGAAACAGAAATGAAGAAACTCGGCCTAATCGGCTAAAGTATCAAATCCGGGCGGGCCGAATCAGCTCGCCCGTTCGTCCTGAGTGCGGCGCAACGCGCCGCGTATCGAAGGGCGATCGACAGCCCGAGAGTTCATAGCCCCGCTTGCCCTTCGATACGCCGCTGCGCGGCTACTCAGGACGAACGGGAAGAAAATTTCGGGCATCAAGAGTCCAGGCCGCACAAGCGGCACGAGAGGGAAACCATGAGCCACAACCTTCGTATCGCCGTCTGCGGCGCCGCCG
The Chrysiogenia bacterium genome window above contains:
- a CDS encoding 4-hydroxy-tetrahydrodipicolinate synthase: MQLQGALSAIITPFSGGQIDEGALRALIDWQIEQGVSGIVPTGTTGESATLSHEEHRRVVEIVVDQAKGRVPVVAGTGSNNTAEAVSLTKHAKDSGAAASLQISPYYNKPTQEGLYRHFATIAEEADLPILLYNIPGRTSILIAPETTIRLAKVTNVIGIKEATGSMDYTSEVLAALGPDNFIVLSGDDSLTLPLMAIGAKGTITASANVIPNQMSEICRLCLAGDFAAAREIHLKVFDLIKTLFCETNPIPVKTGVELLGRGKAEFRLPLTPMSDTGRARLETEMKKLGLIG